Proteins from one Monodelphis domestica isolate mMonDom1 chromosome 6, mMonDom1.pri, whole genome shotgun sequence genomic window:
- the LOC100021418 gene encoding olfactory receptor 5I1 — protein sequence MLEGNYTLVTEFILLGFPTSPGLQVVLFLVFLFMYSVILLGNIGLMMLIRLDPRLQTPMYFFLSNLSFVDLCYSSVIVPKMLVNFLSENKSISYYGCALQFYFFCTFADTESFILAAMAYDRYVAICNPLLYTIVMSRGICVWLIVLSYIGGNLSSLVHTSFAFILTYCDKNIINHFFCDLPPLLKLSCTDTSINELLLSTYGSSVEIICFIIIIVSYFFILLSVLKIRSSSGRKKTFSTCASHLTSVVIYQGTLLFIYSRPSYLYSPNSDKVISVFYTIVIPVLNPLIYSLRNKDVKDAAKKVLSIKVSSS from the coding sequence ATGCTTGAAGGAAATTACACCTTAGTAACTGAATTTATTCTACTTGGATTTCCAACGAGTCCAGGACTTCAAGTTGtcttatttttggtttttcttttcatgtaCAGTGTGATTCTTTTGGGGAATATTGGCTTGATGATGCTAATCAGGCTGGATCCTCGTCTCCAGACtccaatgtatttttttcttagcaACCTTTCTTTTGTAGATCTCTGTTATTCTTCAGTCATTGTTCCAAAAATGCTAGTCAATTTCCTTTCAGAAAATAAGTCAATATCCTATTATGGTTGTGCACTgcagttttactttttttgtacATTTGCTGACACAGAGTCTTTCATCTTGGCTGCTATGGCCTATGACCGTTATGTAGCCATCTGTAACCCTCTTTTATATACTATTGTGATGTCCCGTGGAATTTGTGTGTGGCTGATTGTCTTGTCCTATATTGGTGGCAACCTGAGCTCTTTGGTGCACACATCCTTTGCCTTCATACTGACATACTGTGACAAAAACATCATCAATCACTTTTTCTGTGACCTCCCCCCACTACTCAAGCTTTCCTGCACTGACACCTCCATCAATGAACTCTTACTCTCCACTTATGGAAGCTCTGTAGAGATCAtttgtttcatcattatcattgtttcttacttttttattctCCTGTCTGTCCTCAAGATTCGCTCCTCCAGTGGGAGGAAGAAAACTTTTTCTACATGTGCCTCCCACCTGACCTCTGTAGTCATCTACCAAGGAACACTCCTCTTTATTTACTCCAGGCCCAGTTACCTTTATTCCCCCAACAGTGACAAAGTGATCTCAGTCTTCTATACCATTGTTATCCCTGTATTGAACCCATTGATTTACAGCCTGAGGAACAAGGATGTGAAAGATGCAGCCAAGAAAGTTCTAAGTATAAAAGTATCATCTTCATGA